Part of the Thermoplasmata archaeon genome is shown below.
GGCGAAGCACCGCGAGCTGTTGGGGCTCGCGGTCGCGGCGAACATCAAGTGCCCGTACTGCACGTTCTTCCACACGGCGGCGGCGAAGATGCAGGGCGCCACGGAGGCGGAGCTCGCGGAGATCGCGTTCCTGGCGAGCTACACGGCCCGCTGGAGCGCGATGATCCACGCCCAGCACTACGACTACAACACGTTCGCCAAGGAGACCGAGGAGATCGGCGCGCACTTGCAGAAGGCGATGGCCAAGAAGTAGACCGATCGGAATCCCATTCCGACGCGTCCGACCGAGTCAGGCCCACGAGGAACGAGCGGAGCGTCCGTCCCGGCCAACCGCGGCGCGACTCGCGTCCGGCTTCCGCGTGGTCTCGCCGCCCCCGCGCAGACCCACTGCCCCCCTCGATCAGCGCGAGTATGGCTTGGCTCTCGACGAGGTCTGCGGCCAAGGCGGAGCCACCTTCGTACCCCTCAGGAACCTCGGCCTTGAGAATCATATCTCCTGCGATGGAGTTCACCCGCTCCCTCCGGGTCATGCGATGATGGCTCGGAGAATGGTCGCTGCCCTCAGCGAACGGGCTCCGACCACAGTCTTGCTCCGAGCACGCCGGGCGGGGAGTGCGGAAACCGGTTCGAGCGTCCAGCTGGGAGCCTTGTTTTCTCTCAAACCGCCCTGATCGCGCCTCGATGGGAGGACACGGACTCAGTGGAGCAGGCCGGCCGACAGCATCTCGGTGGCCCCCTCCACGAGCTGGACGTCGCCGGTCCATGCGGCCAGGACCTCGCCGTACGTGGTCTCGATGCGGGCCAGGGTGCGTCCCATCTTCCAACCCAGGGTCGGCGAGATTGGGCCTTGGAGTACAGCCACCAGGTAGGTGTGGCTGCCGCGGCGAAGGCAGATCTTCCGCGACCCGAAGTCCAAGCGCCGGAGCTCGCCCTCCTGGGCCGCCGTGAACGAGTCCCGGACGAACGACTGGATCGCGGTCAGCATGCCGACGAAGATGTCCCGGTCGATGCCGCCGTCCGCAACGCGGGACAGGTGGGCCACGAGCGTGCCGCCGTTGTCCACGAGGAAGACCTGCTCGAGCCGGCCCCGGGGGCGGAGGGCCGCGGCGAAGATCCCCACGACGACCGCGAAGAACGCGAGGTAGCCAAGGAGGCCTCCGTTCTCCCCAGCGCCTACCGGCATGGCCGTGACGGTCAAGGTGACCGCCGCGGTCGAATTGGCCATCACGGTCCCGTGGAAGTCCGTGTAGCCGAGGCTCACCCGGTTCACGAGGAGGGACTGATTGGCGACCCCCGCGTCGACGGTGGCCCTCAGGAGGAAGTAGTGCACGCCCGGGTCCACGTTCGTGAAGTTCCAGCGCGTGCCCGCCCACCGCAGGCCGTTGGACGCCGTGGCGTTGTCCGAGAGGTAGGTGAGGCCCGCGGGCAACGCGTCGTCGACCCAGACCTGAACGGCCGGCCCGCCGCCCGTGTTGTTGAAGAAGATGGAGTACGTGACGACGCCCCCGGCCGCCACCCCGCTGCGGTCCACGCTCAGGCCGATCTGCATGCGCGCCTCGGCGTAGCCGAACGTGCGGACCGCGAAGTCGCCCCCGGCGGCCCTCCAGGGGGAATCGTCGTCCGACGTGACGAGGCCCACGCCCGGGACGACGGCCGCGTCGCTTCCCGTGTTCCACCAGGTCC
Proteins encoded:
- a CDS encoding carboxymuconolactone decarboxylase family protein, whose protein sequence is AKHRELLGLAVAANIKCPYCTFFHTAAAKMQGATEAELAEIAFLASYTARWSAMIHAQHYDYNTFAKETEEIGAHLQKAMAKK
- a CDS encoding choice-of-anchor R domain-containing protein, coding for MTHRMGVAAPASAVLLLVVLTLLGAGASASLYHAFDGVGDPPPNYPSGGSGVAIFSDAWAAQSFRASANYTLVRVDLWARATTFANGSATLEVRADGAGAPNMNAAPLASATTSAPAAYGWVRFNVAPSVALTQGGTYWIVLESNASSAGRGWTWWNTGSDAAVVPGVGLVTSDDDSPWRAAGGDFAVRTFGYAEARMQIGLSVDRSGVAAGGVVTYSIFFNNTGGGPAVQVWVDDALPAGLTYLSDNATASNGLRWAGTRWNFTNVDPGVHYFLLRATVDAGVANQSLLVNRVSLGYTDFHGTVMANSTAAVTLTVTAMPVGAGENGGLLGYLAFFAVVVGIFAAALRPRGRLEQVFLVDNGGTLVAHLSRVADGGIDRDIFVGMLTAIQSFVRDSFTAAQEGELRRLDFGSRKICLRRGSHTYLVAVLQGPISPTLGWKMGRTLARIETTYGEVLAAWTGDVQLVEGATEMLSAGLLH